In the Telopea speciosissima isolate NSW1024214 ecotype Mountain lineage chromosome 2, Tspe_v1, whole genome shotgun sequence genome, one interval contains:
- the LOC122652532 gene encoding Fanconi anemia group D2 protein homolog isoform X1, producing MVFLHQISSRKRPPTTAGDAALGVAYVAPPKTSSSSANKIINAVTAKRRSKASGKERENEDFILIEKMISLLADTGVTLHNPGGPPCLPTDLHKLRRLLDQRFSSDSSLLTDFLSGFNSYTCNPENLRRVLISASRDGSSRSESLVRVLLLVAPLQLKLQQMLLEKLPEYFDVDISCAASLEDDVPRLVLNQFRWLDFLVDSEAFTDKLLEVLSICPLQLKKEIIGSLPEIVGDQNNKKLVAALEQMLQEDSAVVVPVLDSFSNLHLDDQLQEQVITISLSCIRSIDAEHMPYLLRFLMLSATPGNVRRIISQIREQLKFVGVPDSRSALGKKLKGKAPVDNTEGLILEALRSSLRFKNLLCQEILKELKCFDKAKDHKVIDVWLLMLIYTGGGSLQKSVVKIIKTKIIEGCFKEALFDQCIDGHMDLVQDYFPSFLSWCEYLLACKEQIVREYGIHMYTSLFEEFTDNYSRQEILGALVTHVGSGIGYEVSSALDTMVLLAAKYAEELIPLSSYINGILDYLEGFNIEKLHKVYEVFSYLVLSARSSADSGSSIVNELLMIIRKQVSNPDLKYKKMGLIGTLKIVSCLGNADNSNCPSSQKTNFEDALELLKASMDSCKSLPLPLILFYDELIALLESTPLQPEVMEWIGKHVGAFESMFLSDLEGGQLPVKDSYCGLEGELWMNLDGDLSPICLNILPLVSSSIQSASCIQILPANFLLLSVVERLTNQGSLGGIDALLGCPFVLPSPKYFGGPGWQSLTGKQKQAVCLSLYYATSWIRELLNAFSSQVAGRVNSTSQTTREEIIAKLLKRLRNLVFLESLLNTSLKSYPVNLPELHLSVEHPESSFLNKRNHQQNMEKKVCERDSSNDKKKQKKKMKATENSDPNGKLRQPTILDVLRKSGAVTTQQVQSEGSSSLSHTEKASQRGECTNETNEPAVVEISAVAKVLNVQRFKFRPLLVDCLSILSFAKSQDSCCADPAAELPLHLYLLHDLHYKLDYLTTPSKQFQLGGLRAPAGLSRITGSEFVSKIRALFPSLRKHFDAALSILKKGAETCQEHWSTQSTSAGNPDIPDLEVSNSSVAGSVFREILCCFSKILNLPDIQTEKAVLSDLLGAFQPVEVPDCLLSSIQPIPSPGNIDYLYCGAYSFLEDVLDSDLSCSFSIASEVLVTLESIVTSVQTLLGKLLEGKGKQTHVQFVQGVLPAFSKRLGGSAQKLLMHQQEYDNLDGWRNKGEIIQKILQIYLKNSESTSETLDEIACSILPQVPSNKAKTTQDNVHSFPTLCPATFVIWYRVLHEENLAVLHKLVKEVVLLEKHRADVQLETVKGLLMRLHQSVNVVVSLVNVCRTHDKVTVHAMAVKYGGKFVDSFLKVFDFLQTHFQAHNDTIIQLVKELQKATRTIQTLCSEAKGLKQTTITTKIPATKRSLERFLFQVKALLHNTSNGCSFWMGNLKHKDLSGQVVSSQLFADEDDDNDEDEPEHMEADVDNQASNSEGDGEAESSA from the exons CAAGCTCCGTCGTCTCCTCGACCAACGCTTCTCCTCCGACTCATCTCTCCTAACCGATTTTCTCTCTGGCTTCAACTCCTACACCTGCAATCCCGAAAATCTCCGAAG GGTTCTTATATCTGCATCTCGTGATGGTTCGTCTCGAAGCGAGAGCCTCGTTCGAGTTCTCTTACTGGTGGCGCCATTACAGTTGAAGCTCCAGCAAATGCTGCTCGAGAAGCTTCCGGAATATTTCGATGTGGACATTAGTTGTGCTGCCTCACTTGAGGATGATGTGCCCAGGCTTGTTCTCAATCAATTCCGGTGGCTTGATTTCCTTGTCGATTCAGAAGCTTTTACTGATAAGTTGCTGGAAGTGCTTTCAATCTGTCCTCTGCAGCTTAAGAAAGAGATCATTGGCTCTTTGCCAGAGATTGTTGGAGACCAGAATAACAAAAAGTTGGTTGCTGCTCTTGAACAGATGCTGCAGGAGGATTCTGCAGTCGTTGTTCCTGTGCTTGATTCCTTCTCCAATCTGCATTTGGATGATCAGTTGCAAGAACAG GTGATTACTATATCACTGTCTTGCATTAGGAGCATAGATGCAGAACACATGCCATATCTACTTAGATTCTTGATGCTTTCAGCAACACCAGGCAATGTTAGGCGGATAATCTCGCAGATCCGTGAACAGTTAAAATTTGTAGGTGTGCCTGATTCTCGTTCTGCTCTTGGCAAGAAACTTAAGGGAAAAGCACCTGTGGACAATACAGAGGGTTTGATTCTTGAGGCCCTGAGATCAAGTCTCCGTTTCAAGAAT TTACTATGTCAAGAAATCCTGAAAGAACTGAAATGCTTTGATAAAGCAAAAGATCACAAAGTCATTGATGTCTGGCTGCTTATGCTTATATACACCGGTGGTGGTTCCCTGCAAAAGAGTGTTGTGAAgattatcaaaacaaaaattattgaAGGTTGTTTCAAGGAGGCTCTGTTTGATCAGTGCATTGATGGTCACATGGATTTAGTACAG GATTACTttccctctttcctctcttGGTGTGAATATCTATTGGCATGCAAAGAACAAATAGTGAGGGAGTATGGCATTCATATGTATACATCTCTCTTTGAAGAGTTCACGGACAACTATTCAAGACAAGAA ATCCTAGGTGCTTTAGTTACCCATGTTGGTTCTGGCATTGGCTATGAAGTGAGTTCTGCTCTGGACACCATGGTTCTGCTGGCCGCAAAATATGCAGAAGAACTGATTCCACTTTCATCTTATATAAATG GGATATTGGATTACTTGGAGGGGTTTAATATTGAAAAACTGCACAAG GTCTACGAGGTCTTCAGCTATTTGGTACTGTCAGCTAGATCTTCTGCAGATTCTGGCTCTTCCATTGTAAATGAACTTTTGATGATTATTCGCAAGCAG GTCAGTAATCCTGATTTGAAGTATAAGAAGATGGGACTAATTGGAACTCTGAAGATAGTTTCCTGTCTTGGGAATGCAGATAACTCTAATTGTCCATCATCTCAG AAAACCAATTTTGAGGATGCCCTGGAACTCCTGAAAGCATCCATGGACTCCTGCAAATCACTGCCCTTGCCACTGATCCTGTTTTATGATGAGCTGATTGCACTACTGGAAAGTACACCTCTTCAGCCAGAAGTTATGGAATG GATAGGCAAACATGTTGGAGCATTTGAGTCCATGTTTTTATCTGATCTTGAGGGAGGGCAATTGCCTGTGAAGGATTCATATTGTGGTTTGGAAG GAGAATTATGGATGAACTTAGATGGTGATCTATCTCCAATTTGTTTAAACATCTTGCCGCTAGTCTCCTCTTCCATCCA gTCTGCATCATGTATACAAATTCTTCCTGCTAACTTTCTCTTACTATCTGTT GTTGAGAGATTGACAAATCAGGGATCTCTTGGAGGGATTGATGCACTTCTTGGCTGCCCTTTTGTACTTCCTTCACCTAAG TATTTTGGTGGACCTGGATGGCAGTCGCTGACAGGAAAGCAGAAGCAGGCAGTGTGCCTATCTCTTTACTATGCCACTAGTTGGATTAGGGAGCTG CTTAATGCCTTCTCTTCACAAGTTGCTGGTAGAGTCAATAGCACAAGTCAGACTAcaagagaggaaataattgcAAAATTATTGAAGCGCTTGAGGAACCTGGT TTTTCTCGAAAGTTTGTTGAATACCTCCCTCAAGTCATACCCTGTAAATCTACCTGAACTGCACCTTTCTGTGGAGCATCCTGAATCGTCTTTCTTAAACAAGCGTAACCATCAACAGAATATGGAAAAGAAAGTGTGTGAGAGAGATTCATCAAATgacaagaaaaaacaaaaaaagaaaatgaaggcaACCGAGAATTCTGATCCTAATGGAAAGCTTAGGCAGCCTACGATTCTTGATGTCTTGAGAAAATCTGGAGCTGTAACTACTCAGCAAGTCCAGAGCGAGGGTTCATCAAGTCTCTCACATACGGAGAAGGCATCTCAACGTGGAGAATGTACCAATGAAACTAATGAGCCAGCAGTTGTAGAGATTTCTGCAGTTGCGAAGGTTCTGAATGTGCAGAGATTCAAATTCAGGCCTTTACTGGTTGACTGTTTGTCCATCTTATCCTTTGCAAAG AGCCAAGATTCTTGCTGTGCAGATCCTGCAGCTGAG TTACCCCTGCATCTGTACCTTCTACATGATCTTCACTACAAGCTGGATTATTTGACAACTccaagcaagcaatttcaactTGGAGGCTTGAGGGCCCCAGCTGGTCTGAGCAGGATTACAGGAAGTGAGTTTGTGAGCAAGATTAGAGCACTATTTCCAAGTCTCAGGAAACATTTTGATGCTGCACTTTCCATCCTTAAGAAAG GAGCCGAAACTTGCCAAGAACATTGGAGTACACAGTCTACTTCTGCTGGGAACCCAGATATACCTGATTTGGAGGTTTCAAATTCCTCAGTTGCTGGTTCAGTCTTTAGGGAAATCCTTTGCTGCTTTAGTAAG ATCCTAAACCTTCCTGATATTCAGACAGAGAAAGCGGTCCTCTCTGATCTTCTTGGGGCCTTCCAGCCTGTTGAAGTACCAGATTGTCTTCTTTCAAGCATccaaccaatcccttcacctggGAATATAGATTACTTGTACTGTGGGGCTTATTCTTTCCTTGAAGATGTTCTAGATAGTG ATCTTTCATGCTCATTTTCAATTGCATCAGAAGTTTTAGTTACCCTAGAATCAATTGTGACCTCAGTCCAGACATTACTTGGTAAGTTGCTGGAAGGGAAGGGGAAACAGACACATGTACAATTTGTCCAGGGAGTCCTGCCTGCCTTTAGCAAGAGACTAGGAGGCTCTGCTCAAAAGCTGCTAATGCATCAGCAGGAATATGACAATCTTGATGGCTGGAGAAACAAA GGAGAAATAATTCAGAAAATACTGCAAATCTACTTGAAAAATAGTGAGTCCACTTCTGAAACACTGGATGAAATTGCCTGCTCCATCTTGCCTCAG GTGCCTTCCAACAAGGCTAAAACCACTCAAGATAATGTTCACAGTTTTCCCACACTCTGCCCCGCAACATTTGTCATATGGTACAGGGTATTG CATGAAGAGAATCTTGCTGTTCTACACAAGCTG GTGAAAGAAGTTGTTTTGCTGGAAAAACACAGAGCTGATGTTCAACTTGAAACAGTAAAGGGGCTGTTGATGAGATTGCACCAATCTGTGAATGTGGTTGTATCATTGGTCAACGTATGCAGAACTCATGACAAG GTAACGGTCCATGCCATGGCAGTTAAGTATGGTGGGAAGTTTGTTGATTCTTTCCTCAAAG TTTTTGATTTCCTGCAGACTCATTTTCAAGCCCACAACGACACTATAATCCAACTG GTTAAAGAACTTCAGAAGGCAACAAGAACAATACAAACCCTTTGTTCTGAGGCCAAG GGCTTAaaacaaacaacaatcacaacCAAAATTCCAGCTACTAAAAGGTCCTTGGAGCGCTTCTTGTTTCAAGTCAAGGCTCTCCTCCATAACACATCAAACGGATGCTCTTTTTGGATGG GCAATCTAAAACACAAGGACTTGTCGGGTCAGGTTGTGAGCTCCCAGTTATTTgcagatgaagatgatgataatgatgaagaCGAACCAGAGCATATGGAAGCTGATGTTGACAATCAAGCTTCCAACAGCGAAGGGGATGGAGAGGCTGAATCAAGTGCATA G
- the LOC122652532 gene encoding Fanconi anemia group D2 protein homolog isoform X2 → MVFLHQISSRKRPPTTAGDAALGVAYVAPPKTSSSSANKIINAVTAKRRSKASGKERENEDFILIEKMISLLADTGVTLHNPGGPPCLPTDLHKLRRLLDQRFSSDSSLLTDFLSGFNSYTCNPENLRRVLISASRDGSSRSESLVRVLLLVAPLQLKLQQMLLEKLPEYFDVDISCAASLEDDVPRLVLNQFRWLDFLVDSEAFTDKLLEVLSICPLQLKKEIIGSLPEIVGDQNNKKLVAALEQMLQEDSAVVVPVLDSFSNLHLDDQLQEQLKFVGVPDSRSALGKKLKGKAPVDNTEGLILEALRSSLRFKNLLCQEILKELKCFDKAKDHKVIDVWLLMLIYTGGGSLQKSVVKIIKTKIIEGCFKEALFDQCIDGHMDLVQDYFPSFLSWCEYLLACKEQIVREYGIHMYTSLFEEFTDNYSRQEILGALVTHVGSGIGYEVSSALDTMVLLAAKYAEELIPLSSYINGILDYLEGFNIEKLHKVYEVFSYLVLSARSSADSGSSIVNELLMIIRKQVSNPDLKYKKMGLIGTLKIVSCLGNADNSNCPSSQKTNFEDALELLKASMDSCKSLPLPLILFYDELIALLESTPLQPEVMEWIGKHVGAFESMFLSDLEGGQLPVKDSYCGLEGELWMNLDGDLSPICLNILPLVSSSIQSASCIQILPANFLLLSVVERLTNQGSLGGIDALLGCPFVLPSPKYFGGPGWQSLTGKQKQAVCLSLYYATSWIRELLNAFSSQVAGRVNSTSQTTREEIIAKLLKRLRNLVFLESLLNTSLKSYPVNLPELHLSVEHPESSFLNKRNHQQNMEKKVCERDSSNDKKKQKKKMKATENSDPNGKLRQPTILDVLRKSGAVTTQQVQSEGSSSLSHTEKASQRGECTNETNEPAVVEISAVAKVLNVQRFKFRPLLVDCLSILSFAKSQDSCCADPAAELPLHLYLLHDLHYKLDYLTTPSKQFQLGGLRAPAGLSRITGSEFVSKIRALFPSLRKHFDAALSILKKGAETCQEHWSTQSTSAGNPDIPDLEVSNSSVAGSVFREILCCFSKILNLPDIQTEKAVLSDLLGAFQPVEVPDCLLSSIQPIPSPGNIDYLYCGAYSFLEDVLDSDLSCSFSIASEVLVTLESIVTSVQTLLGKLLEGKGKQTHVQFVQGVLPAFSKRLGGSAQKLLMHQQEYDNLDGWRNKGEIIQKILQIYLKNSESTSETLDEIACSILPQVPSNKAKTTQDNVHSFPTLCPATFVIWYRVLHEENLAVLHKLVKEVVLLEKHRADVQLETVKGLLMRLHQSVNVVVSLVNVCRTHDKVTVHAMAVKYGGKFVDSFLKVFDFLQTHFQAHNDTIIQLVKELQKATRTIQTLCSEAKGLKQTTITTKIPATKRSLERFLFQVKALLHNTSNGCSFWMGNLKHKDLSGQVVSSQLFADEDDDNDEDEPEHMEADVDNQASNSEGDGEAESSA, encoded by the exons CAAGCTCCGTCGTCTCCTCGACCAACGCTTCTCCTCCGACTCATCTCTCCTAACCGATTTTCTCTCTGGCTTCAACTCCTACACCTGCAATCCCGAAAATCTCCGAAG GGTTCTTATATCTGCATCTCGTGATGGTTCGTCTCGAAGCGAGAGCCTCGTTCGAGTTCTCTTACTGGTGGCGCCATTACAGTTGAAGCTCCAGCAAATGCTGCTCGAGAAGCTTCCGGAATATTTCGATGTGGACATTAGTTGTGCTGCCTCACTTGAGGATGATGTGCCCAGGCTTGTTCTCAATCAATTCCGGTGGCTTGATTTCCTTGTCGATTCAGAAGCTTTTACTGATAAGTTGCTGGAAGTGCTTTCAATCTGTCCTCTGCAGCTTAAGAAAGAGATCATTGGCTCTTTGCCAGAGATTGTTGGAGACCAGAATAACAAAAAGTTGGTTGCTGCTCTTGAACAGATGCTGCAGGAGGATTCTGCAGTCGTTGTTCCTGTGCTTGATTCCTTCTCCAATCTGCATTTGGATGATCAGTTGCAAGAACAG TTAAAATTTGTAGGTGTGCCTGATTCTCGTTCTGCTCTTGGCAAGAAACTTAAGGGAAAAGCACCTGTGGACAATACAGAGGGTTTGATTCTTGAGGCCCTGAGATCAAGTCTCCGTTTCAAGAAT TTACTATGTCAAGAAATCCTGAAAGAACTGAAATGCTTTGATAAAGCAAAAGATCACAAAGTCATTGATGTCTGGCTGCTTATGCTTATATACACCGGTGGTGGTTCCCTGCAAAAGAGTGTTGTGAAgattatcaaaacaaaaattattgaAGGTTGTTTCAAGGAGGCTCTGTTTGATCAGTGCATTGATGGTCACATGGATTTAGTACAG GATTACTttccctctttcctctcttGGTGTGAATATCTATTGGCATGCAAAGAACAAATAGTGAGGGAGTATGGCATTCATATGTATACATCTCTCTTTGAAGAGTTCACGGACAACTATTCAAGACAAGAA ATCCTAGGTGCTTTAGTTACCCATGTTGGTTCTGGCATTGGCTATGAAGTGAGTTCTGCTCTGGACACCATGGTTCTGCTGGCCGCAAAATATGCAGAAGAACTGATTCCACTTTCATCTTATATAAATG GGATATTGGATTACTTGGAGGGGTTTAATATTGAAAAACTGCACAAG GTCTACGAGGTCTTCAGCTATTTGGTACTGTCAGCTAGATCTTCTGCAGATTCTGGCTCTTCCATTGTAAATGAACTTTTGATGATTATTCGCAAGCAG GTCAGTAATCCTGATTTGAAGTATAAGAAGATGGGACTAATTGGAACTCTGAAGATAGTTTCCTGTCTTGGGAATGCAGATAACTCTAATTGTCCATCATCTCAG AAAACCAATTTTGAGGATGCCCTGGAACTCCTGAAAGCATCCATGGACTCCTGCAAATCACTGCCCTTGCCACTGATCCTGTTTTATGATGAGCTGATTGCACTACTGGAAAGTACACCTCTTCAGCCAGAAGTTATGGAATG GATAGGCAAACATGTTGGAGCATTTGAGTCCATGTTTTTATCTGATCTTGAGGGAGGGCAATTGCCTGTGAAGGATTCATATTGTGGTTTGGAAG GAGAATTATGGATGAACTTAGATGGTGATCTATCTCCAATTTGTTTAAACATCTTGCCGCTAGTCTCCTCTTCCATCCA gTCTGCATCATGTATACAAATTCTTCCTGCTAACTTTCTCTTACTATCTGTT GTTGAGAGATTGACAAATCAGGGATCTCTTGGAGGGATTGATGCACTTCTTGGCTGCCCTTTTGTACTTCCTTCACCTAAG TATTTTGGTGGACCTGGATGGCAGTCGCTGACAGGAAAGCAGAAGCAGGCAGTGTGCCTATCTCTTTACTATGCCACTAGTTGGATTAGGGAGCTG CTTAATGCCTTCTCTTCACAAGTTGCTGGTAGAGTCAATAGCACAAGTCAGACTAcaagagaggaaataattgcAAAATTATTGAAGCGCTTGAGGAACCTGGT TTTTCTCGAAAGTTTGTTGAATACCTCCCTCAAGTCATACCCTGTAAATCTACCTGAACTGCACCTTTCTGTGGAGCATCCTGAATCGTCTTTCTTAAACAAGCGTAACCATCAACAGAATATGGAAAAGAAAGTGTGTGAGAGAGATTCATCAAATgacaagaaaaaacaaaaaaagaaaatgaaggcaACCGAGAATTCTGATCCTAATGGAAAGCTTAGGCAGCCTACGATTCTTGATGTCTTGAGAAAATCTGGAGCTGTAACTACTCAGCAAGTCCAGAGCGAGGGTTCATCAAGTCTCTCACATACGGAGAAGGCATCTCAACGTGGAGAATGTACCAATGAAACTAATGAGCCAGCAGTTGTAGAGATTTCTGCAGTTGCGAAGGTTCTGAATGTGCAGAGATTCAAATTCAGGCCTTTACTGGTTGACTGTTTGTCCATCTTATCCTTTGCAAAG AGCCAAGATTCTTGCTGTGCAGATCCTGCAGCTGAG TTACCCCTGCATCTGTACCTTCTACATGATCTTCACTACAAGCTGGATTATTTGACAACTccaagcaagcaatttcaactTGGAGGCTTGAGGGCCCCAGCTGGTCTGAGCAGGATTACAGGAAGTGAGTTTGTGAGCAAGATTAGAGCACTATTTCCAAGTCTCAGGAAACATTTTGATGCTGCACTTTCCATCCTTAAGAAAG GAGCCGAAACTTGCCAAGAACATTGGAGTACACAGTCTACTTCTGCTGGGAACCCAGATATACCTGATTTGGAGGTTTCAAATTCCTCAGTTGCTGGTTCAGTCTTTAGGGAAATCCTTTGCTGCTTTAGTAAG ATCCTAAACCTTCCTGATATTCAGACAGAGAAAGCGGTCCTCTCTGATCTTCTTGGGGCCTTCCAGCCTGTTGAAGTACCAGATTGTCTTCTTTCAAGCATccaaccaatcccttcacctggGAATATAGATTACTTGTACTGTGGGGCTTATTCTTTCCTTGAAGATGTTCTAGATAGTG ATCTTTCATGCTCATTTTCAATTGCATCAGAAGTTTTAGTTACCCTAGAATCAATTGTGACCTCAGTCCAGACATTACTTGGTAAGTTGCTGGAAGGGAAGGGGAAACAGACACATGTACAATTTGTCCAGGGAGTCCTGCCTGCCTTTAGCAAGAGACTAGGAGGCTCTGCTCAAAAGCTGCTAATGCATCAGCAGGAATATGACAATCTTGATGGCTGGAGAAACAAA GGAGAAATAATTCAGAAAATACTGCAAATCTACTTGAAAAATAGTGAGTCCACTTCTGAAACACTGGATGAAATTGCCTGCTCCATCTTGCCTCAG GTGCCTTCCAACAAGGCTAAAACCACTCAAGATAATGTTCACAGTTTTCCCACACTCTGCCCCGCAACATTTGTCATATGGTACAGGGTATTG CATGAAGAGAATCTTGCTGTTCTACACAAGCTG GTGAAAGAAGTTGTTTTGCTGGAAAAACACAGAGCTGATGTTCAACTTGAAACAGTAAAGGGGCTGTTGATGAGATTGCACCAATCTGTGAATGTGGTTGTATCATTGGTCAACGTATGCAGAACTCATGACAAG GTAACGGTCCATGCCATGGCAGTTAAGTATGGTGGGAAGTTTGTTGATTCTTTCCTCAAAG TTTTTGATTTCCTGCAGACTCATTTTCAAGCCCACAACGACACTATAATCCAACTG GTTAAAGAACTTCAGAAGGCAACAAGAACAATACAAACCCTTTGTTCTGAGGCCAAG GGCTTAaaacaaacaacaatcacaacCAAAATTCCAGCTACTAAAAGGTCCTTGGAGCGCTTCTTGTTTCAAGTCAAGGCTCTCCTCCATAACACATCAAACGGATGCTCTTTTTGGATGG GCAATCTAAAACACAAGGACTTGTCGGGTCAGGTTGTGAGCTCCCAGTTATTTgcagatgaagatgatgataatgatgaagaCGAACCAGAGCATATGGAAGCTGATGTTGACAATCAAGCTTCCAACAGCGAAGGGGATGGAGAGGCTGAATCAAGTGCATA G
- the LOC122652533 gene encoding uncharacterized protein LOC122652533, with protein sequence MAAITTALIAIAGLVLGWITIEMACKPCLERGREAIDRSLNPDYDPDEENTSNSIRAPLIPNPNPDPDPNAVDAATSTNVKVV encoded by the coding sequence ATGGCCGCCATCACCACTGCATTGATCGCCATTGCTGGACTGGTTCTTGGCTGGATTACCATCGAAATGGCCTGCAAGCCCTGCCTCGAAAGGGGACGAGAAGCCATTGATCGATCTCTGAATCCCGATTACGATCCTGATGAAGAGAATACCAGTAACTCAATTCGTGCTCCTCTCATTCCCAACCCCAATCCCGATCCCGATCCAAATGCTGTTGATGCTGCGACTTCCACCAATGTCAAGGTTGTCTGA